The Anaerolineales bacterium genomic interval CCGATCCTCGTTGGTCGCGTTCGGAGTTGGCCTGGAAGTGAACGCAAGGTGGCGCGGGTCGCCGTGGGTACACCGCGCCCTCCGGGGTTGCCGCGTCCCAAGACACGACGGCAGACGGGCGGCGTTCGGACCGCTCGTTGCACCCACGGACTCAATGGCGGTTGTCCTCTCCCCTCGCTGACTTGCCTGCCAGCGACAGTCGCCGTACAGTAGTGCGACATCGCACCGTGCCATCCCCCTCGGGCAGGCAGCGAGGAGGCGCGAATGCCGGACCAGGACGTCGATCGCTACCGCAGGATTCGCGACCAACAGCTTCAGGCCCGGGATCCCCTGAAGAAGCAACGCCTGGTTGATCGGGAAGTCGCCCAGAAACGCCGGCGGCTGACGCCTTCGTTTTCCTTCGGCCTGATGTGGCGGGACCTGACGTTCAAGATCCGCTACTCGATCCTCGGCGGGGTGATCGGCCTGATGCTGTTCGCGATCGCCTCGCTGCTCCTGCCTGGGACATGGGGTGTGTGCGTGGGCGGCGGGCTTTTTCCCTTCGCGCTCCTCTTGGGCTTCTTGGTCGGCCGCTATGAAGACTCGGTAGAGAACATCCGCCGCGATCTACATTAGCAGCCCGCCGCGACCTCCAAACCTGAAGGCTCCCTCGCACTCGAGAACTGCCCCACCTCGAGGCGGGTGCACAGGGATCGCAGCTTCCCCGCGACACTACGCTCACGGAACTGACGAGGTTCGGGATGGTGGATGGCGCATGCAGGATGCCCGCAGGGGCTGCGGCATTCACGGGCCGAGATGGAGCTGCCGATGAGGTCCACCGGTACTGTCACAGCAGCCGCACTGTGTGCGACACGGATCGTTTGCAGCCGCACGCCTGAGACCGGGGCGCCGACCGCCACCAGCCGCTTCGGCGACGACGGCCGCGCTTCCGCTTGGGCTTCAGGCTGAGATCCTGCCCGTCGGTACCAGACCGACCTGCCTCATGGACGGAGGGAATCGCACAGGGAGGGGTTGGGGTTTCCCCCCAAGGCCTCGCTTTGTGCTCTGCTCCGGCTGCACACGCCTTGCAGGGCGTCAGCCGGGGGGTGCCCTTCGCCGGGCCGGTAGGTGAGACACGCCGCTCAGTTTTTGGGATGGCTCCGGTACCAGGCCAGAGTGGCCTCGATGGCCTGCGCCAACGGCGTGGGCCGGACCGCGAAGGTCTTCTCGAACTTGCTGCTGTCGACGATGAAGGGCTTCTCGAACTCGTACATCATCTCCACCGCCTCGCGCGCTCCGGGGATGAACAATCCCGCCAAGCGCATCATCCGTTTCGAGATCGCGCTGGACCGGGGCGGGATCCCCAGTTGCTCGCAGACGAGCTGCGCGAATTCGCCCTGGGTGATCGAGGGCCGATCGCTGGGGACGTGCCACGCCTGGCCGAGGGCATCTTCGCGCTCCCCGAGGATGACCAGGCCCTTGCCGAAGTCCCCGATGTAGGTCGCCGTATGCGGCTGATCGAGGCGCCCGCCGAAGCTGGCCGTCTTGCCGGCCAGGGCCGGGTAGAAGACCCGATCTCCGTGGGACGAGTTCAACGCCCAGGGCCCGAAGAAATCGGAGCCGCGCCCGATGGCGACCCGGACGTTGCCGGCCTGGTGGGCGGCCAGCGCCGCCTGCGACATCGCCGCGCGCACCTTGCCCTTGCGTGTGTGCGCGGCGAAGGGTAGGTCTTCGGTTAGCGGGTGTCCGTCGGTGTCGCCGTACATGTACAGGTTCTCGGCGATCACCAGCCGGGTGGAGGTGCCGGTCAGCCCCTCGAGGATTGCAGCCTGCAGCGGGGGGAACTTCTGCGGCCACTCGTGGTACTTGGGCTGGGAACACTGATAGGCGACGGCTGCGTCTTGCACCATGCGCCGGACAGAGGCCGGGTCGTACAGGTCTGCTGCCGCCACCTGCACGCCGGCCGGGGTCTCGGCCATCGTACCGCTGTGGCTGAGCATGCGCACCGTGCGCCCGCGGGCGAGCAATTCCTGCATCACCGACCGTCCGAGTGGACCCGTGCCGAACACAACATGTACCTGAGACATTTGCCCGCTCCTGAGTGAGATTGGGTTGGAAGTTGCCTGGCCGGGATACCCGGCGGCGTCAAGGTGGCGTTGCGAAGTCGACCTGCGAGGTGGCCTGCAGGCCGAGCTGGCGAAGGAAGGCCTCCAACTCGTAGCGGTAGAAGGCCTCGCCCTCGCCGACGAGCGGTTGAATGTGATGGAAGAGCTCGAGCATGACCATACCGTGGATGCGTGCCCAGCCGCTCAACAGCAGAGCCAGCAGGGCATCCGGCATCTCGATGCCGGAGAGCAGTTGCCAGGCGGAGATGGCGTGGTGCGTCTCCTTTGGGACATCGGCATACTCCGCCGGGATCTGCAGCTCCCCCGCTTGGTGCGCTTCGAGGAAGCAGGCGAACAGGCCGAGGAAGGGCCGGCGGGCGAGCGGGATCGTGATGTCGGCCGGCGCGATGTATCCGGGGATCGGATTGCCGTAGATCAGCTGGAAGTCCAGCGGGTGATCGGTCGCCCAGCGCCGATAGGCGAGGCACTGCGCCATTGCCCGGTCGGCGGGACGGGCGGTAGGCGCAGCCGAGTCGGACGCCTGCATGGCCACGCCCAGGTCGGTGAAGGCGTCGATGATCAAGGCGGTGATCAGGTCGTCAAGATGGGGGAAGTAGTTGTAGATCGCCGGGGCGGTGACGCCGAGCTCACGGGCGATGCCCCGCAGCGTCAGACCGGCCGTGCCGCGCTCGGCCATCTGGTGCCGTGCGGCCGCCTTGATCGTCTCCTGTCGGAGGATAGGTCGGGGGGAGCGCTTGCGCTGCGTGCTGGGCATAGGTCACCTTCAGTATTTACACTGTAAATATACAGTGTATACCCCGAACTGTCAAGAGGCAAGCTGGGGGAAAGCACAGCGGGGCATGCAGACAATGTCCCGGCGGATTGCGGCCAGCGAGCCCGCCCGGGGGCGGTCGGGGGGCCTGGGTTCCGGCGACGATCGGTTGGCCGCCGCGCGCGTGCGGCTGGCCTAGGAGTATTCCTCCCGGGGCTGGGAGTCCAGCCAGCTTCCACGCAAACAAGCGGTTCCAGATTGTCGCAGGCCTCCCCGGAGGGAAACGGCCTCCGGGGAACGGTTAGGAATCGAAGAGAAGGGGACTCTAGCCCTATGGCGTGAGTCCACAACGGAACCCGAGGGTGATGTCGGTATCCGCGGGGGAGGCCCACCCGCGGTACGCCGCCCGATTGCCGTCCTCGGGGTCGTGCCACGACCCGCCGCGTAAGACGCGGTATTCGCCGGAATCTGGGCCGCCAGGATTGGCGGAAGGCGAACTCTGGTAGTAGGCCTCATCGACCCAGTCATTCACCCATTCCCATACGTTCCCGACCAAGTCCAATGCTCCGTACGGGCTGGCACCTTGAGGATAACTTCCAACCGGCGAGGTAAGCTGAAAACCGTCATCGAAATCGCTGTTGCCCCGACCCGCCCCCAAATTGACGTCTGCGGAATTCAAGCGTGACCCGTCAAAAGCATTGCCCCAGGGAAATGTTCTGCCGTCCGTGCCACGCGCGGCTTTCTCCCATTCGGCTTCGGTCGGCAGGCGGCGCCCTGCCCATTCACAATACGCCCGAGCATCATTCCACGAAACATGCACCACCGGATGCTCGGCGAGATCCGACAGGCCGGAATCCGGCCCCAGCGGGTGTTGCCAGCCTGCGCCCTGGGTTCGCTCGGTCTTGCCGGTATTGGGATCATATCCGTAGGACGAGCCCGCGTTTTCGGCATCAGCCTGATAACCGGTCTGAGCGACAAAGGCCCCGAACATGTCGTTGGTCACTTCGGTCTGGTCGATCCAGTAGGCATCCAGGAAGACTGTGTGGACAGGCCTCTCATTGGCATAGCTGCTGCTGTCGCTGCCCATCGTGAAATCCCCGCTCGGCACGTAGACCAGCGTCATACCGTCGGTTTCCGACATCCGGGTGGAGCCCATGCTGGGCACTTCCGTATTCACCGGCACTTCCGTAGCCAGCGGCACTTCAGTAGCCACAGGCAGTTCCGTGTTCACCTGCAGGTCGGGGGCAGGTGGCGTGACCGTTCCGGGGACACCGCAGGCCCCCAATAGGATTGCCAGAGCGGACAAGGT includes:
- a CDS encoding TetR/AcrR family transcriptional regulator, producing MPSTQRKRSPRPILRQETIKAAARHQMAERGTAGLTLRGIARELGVTAPAIYNYFPHLDDLITALIIDAFTDLGVAMQASDSAAPTARPADRAMAQCLAYRRWATDHPLDFQLIYGNPIPGYIAPADITIPLARRPFLGLFACFLEAHQAGELQIPAEYADVPKETHHAISAWQLLSGIEMPDALLALLLSGWARIHGMVMLELFHHIQPLVGEGEAFYRYELEAFLRQLGLQATSQVDFATPP
- a CDS encoding NAD-dependent epimerase/dehydratase family protein encodes the protein MSQVHVVFGTGPLGRSVMQELLARGRTVRMLSHSGTMAETPAGVQVAAADLYDPASVRRMVQDAAVAYQCSQPKYHEWPQKFPPLQAAILEGLTGTSTRLVIAENLYMYGDTDGHPLTEDLPFAAHTRKGKVRAAMSQAALAAHQAGNVRVAIGRGSDFFGPWALNSSHGDRVFYPALAGKTASFGGRLDQPHTATYIGDFGKGLVILGEREDALGQAWHVPSDRPSITQGEFAQLVCEQLGIPPRSSAISKRMMRLAGLFIPGAREAVEMMYEFEKPFIVDSSKFEKTFAVRPTPLAQAIEATLAWYRSHPKN
- a CDS encoding formylglycine-generating enzyme family protein — protein: MRQIALTLSALAILLGACGVPGTVTPPAPDLQVNTELPVATEVPLATEVPVNTEVPSMGSTRMSETDGMTLVYVPSGDFTMGSDSSSYANERPVHTVFLDAYWIDQTEVTNDMFGAFVAQTGYQADAENAGSSYGYDPNTGKTERTQGAGWQHPLGPDSGLSDLAEHPVVHVSWNDARAYCEWAGRRLPTEAEWEKAARGTDGRTFPWGNAFDGSRLNSADVNLGAGRGNSDFDDGFQLTSPVGSYPQGASPYGALDLVGNVWEWVNDWVDEAYYQSSPSANPGGPDSGEYRVLRGGSWHDPEDGNRAAYRGWASPADTDITLGFRCGLTP